The sequence acgagagtcacactgacacaacaggcTCCAGAGCTGTACAAAAACTTACACAAGCACGTCCTCATAAGCTGTAAATTTTCCCTCAACAGGAAGCTGCACCCCAGagacctttattataaacaacatcATCTATTCACACTCAGATCTTCCTCTTTATTCCAATCTCTTCTAGCAGatatcaatattaataataataataataatccacatGTTATGTATCACATTAACATTATGACGTCTTTACGTATTTGACTGGAGGTAAATCAGCTCTAGGACAATGATTGTGATGAGTAGTtgggactatatactgtactattcatgcttttattcctcctgattgtgatgccagctgcaggaacactacaggtcgatggttcatttcctgaatttagaaacacagagtctgttcagcagcacagaatctgatgagagatcaaactgaaatgtagatgtttactgcagcatcactactacaaactcctggaattaaaaatcacctgtagggggcagcagctgcttgttttcaagaaggattcatgaaactatgaaatctaacagctgaagtgtgtttatgcaaattcactctgttataatacaaaaacatcctcttgctcacccgaagttcagattcagacatgttcatagtccggttctttaaatgactctgtaaataaactgcagctcattttccccgtctgcgtctgcaggttttatgtgttcaggagtccagaagagaaaaaatgtctgtgctcttattaatagagaacaaaactactggaattagaggtgtaaggatatatatactgtaactaatcatataatcaatacagtcacacaaagtcatttttaagtaaataaaaaagaaaacatttgaaCCAACAGTtggaatcagtgtttaatgagtggattcaggaataatacagcatgtttccagcagtgtgttgtgtttaacacacagtctgttctcatagtctgaggttcaataactgaaacaactgaaggaggcagcagagctcaacaaataaagtgaaaaaaagtgaatccacaaactgcattctgtatgagactcattcagtatcagtcattattagacaaatatctacattttctcttctttttcactctttccataatgtgtgattggttatttgtgttgttaaacacaggttggacaaagaaaaacactataatttagTTTTCTTACTATTAATTCACCTGATAGTATATAAACTAATTAACACAATGCTTAAAATTCTTATTGGTTCTACATAAACTCAAGCTGCATTGATAGatatctctaaaaaatacagacatgtttaaaagatggGAAAgttctttcatttatatttatatatatataatccatcccattttgaccctaagataaggagtgtctctatgcaaatgtcctcctctgttatagatttaagcaacaaagaccaagagcttttacttcttctgctccaacacacaccatgatctctacatccctactgctgctgctgctggcagccgtacactgtaagtgtttttacatttgacatgtaatacagttttggttccttaaagctttttgcttttacatcattaaaataacttttctttaacaggtgttcacagtgttgagctgatccagaccggatccacagtattaactcctggtcagtcactgactctgacctgtaaagtgtctggatattcattaactgataGCAACTACTGTACAgactggatacgacaacctgcaggaaaaactctggaatggatcggaGAGATATGTGGTAGTGGGGGCACTTACCatagtgagaaactgaaaagccgGTTTCAGGtttccagagacacgtccagcagcacaatgaaattaacaggacagaacatgcagactgaagacacagctgtgtattactgcgctcggcgaccacagtgagaggaataaacaacatccctgtacaaaaactcctcattcagtgtcaaaataacatgacattaataaaaaacaataatcccACAAATGATCACATAAAGTTTCAGGCGTTGATTTAAATTCATAATATTATATCTCTAATATTGCTGCACATCATAAAGactattataataatatcaCAATCCTGAACTTTATATACTGTTGTATCTTTGAGTAATAATAATCCCATCAACAAATTAgaatttgtgtgaaaatgtgtgtgaaagtgtgagagCATTATGCCATGACTATAGAAAGGTAAAACTATTCTTATGTTCTATTATCATAATCCCaatgtaatgagtctgtctgtgttttcctttgcttctgtctgctgtcattccctgctgttaattgttggccccacccacttatttgttaccatggataTTAATTGCACCCAATCTcctccccaggtgttttgtcctagtctttgattgtctctgccttgtgattggttattgttcactatatctactctgtttgtccacttccctggtgttagtcattATTTcatgtagtatgttgtctgtttacgTCTCTGTTCCTGTAGcctgttctgctcagtgtttTTGAATGCTTATCTGttgcttgtttcttgtttttgtttagtaaaagttcaaactgaatttggatcctcactcgcctttgtctcttCTTGACAGAAAGACTAACCacaaatggatccagcagaaatcttgTTTTGCCTATTTCAGGAGGATTCCCCAGTCGAGGAATATGCtgaggtattcgtggacctgtgTAACCAGGTCAGCTTTGGAGAGAAGACTCTCAAGGACATCTTCAGGTATAGACTAGAGAACATCCTGCGCTACTTAATGCCGACTAGACGAGAGATAGGATCGTTGTGGGatttcgtcaacttggcgttgctcctgggcggGTCCTCAGTAACCCGTGGGCAGTggagagacggaagccggccttaaatatttttttgggggggcagcaagcatcggggtccgtgggctacaGAGCCAAACAAGCCACAGATGCCCGAATGCCCCACAGTGCCTCAGTCcagcccagtcccgtgcacacctgtGACCGAGCAGGTTCACATGGCTACCATACCTGCAAGCTCGGCTGAGGCCCGTgcgaaccggctggtctccaaactggcggatactcCGATGAGGTCGGTGAGTTGACTGGGTCGACGAAACCAGCTGGGTCGGCGGAACCacccggaccgaccgggtcggcggaaccaCCCAGACCGACAGGGTCGGCGGCACCACCTGGGTCGGCGGGaccagccggaccgaccgggtcggagGAACCTGCCGGACCAACAGGATTGACGGCACTACCTGGGTCGGCGGATccagccggaccgaccgggtcggaaGCACCacctgggtcgacggaaccagccagaccgaccgggtcgacggaaccagcagAACCAGctgggtcgaccgaaatgaccgagtcggagaacgcagtcgacatggttacacccaagctccctgaactctctgtCTGGCCTGAACCAACCAATTCTCCTGTGTTAtctgtcctgtgttttgtttcactggATTTGCCAGCcattctacctcctgtccctgtttacaggctcagagcacccCCAGCGCCACCATGGGTTGCAATCCCGGCCAGCTGACTGAGCGCACTGGCAGCCCTGCCCTCCGACACTGCTTTGGTCTCgggctctgcctccagcaccaccctggccgccaactccgctttggtccctggctcgacctgcagcaccaccctggtctccggttcTACTCTTGTCTCTGGcgccgcctccagcaccaccctggtcacCTACTCTTCCGGCTCCGCCCTGACCTCCCGCTCTTCCGGCTCCGCCCTGACCTCCCGCTCTTCCGGCTCCGCCCTGACCTCCCGCTCTTCCGGCTCCGCCCTGACCTCCCGCTCTTCCGGCTCCGCCCTGACCTCCCGCTCTTCCGGCTCCGCCCTGACCTCCCGCTCTTCCGGCTTCGCCCTGATCTCCCGCTCTTCCGGCTTCGCCCTGGCCTCCCGCTCTGCTGGCTCTGCCCTGGCCTCCCGCTCTGCTGGCTCTGCCCTGGCCTCCCGCTCTGCTGGCTCTGCCCTGGCCTCCCGCTCTGCTGGCTCTGCCCTGGCGTCCCGCTCTGCTGgcgccaccctggcctcctgctctgccggtgCCTGGTTTGGCTCtgtagcccacggaccccgaaTTCATGATTATggaatacatacatttcacaaaagttCTACAACATTAACTGTAAGTATAAATCTAAAAAGAGTTCACTATATTctactttaattaataaataaatgggaacCGTTCACAGACTGCTGCTATATAAGAGGAAAAGTGATCACAGTAATCAGTGCCATTAATTTTTGAAGCAGTAATTTCATGTCACAGTAGAACCAAAGGGTGCAGAATTACACaatttcatgtgttttgtt is a genomic window of Tachysurus fulvidraco isolate hzauxx_2018 chromosome 15, HZAU_PFXX_2.0, whole genome shotgun sequence containing:
- the LOC125138841 gene encoding putative GPI-anchored protein pfl2, whose translation is MDPAEILFCLFQEDSPVEEYAEVFVDLCNQVSFGEKTLKDIFRYRLENILRYLMPTRREIGSLWDFVNLALLLGGSSVTPLPSDTALVSGSASSTTLAANSALVPGSTCSTTLVSGSTLVSGAASSTTLVTYSSGSALTSRSSGSALTSRSSGSALTSRSSGSALTSRSSGSALTSRSSGSALTSRSSGFALISRSSGFALASRSAGSALASRSAGSALASRSAGSALASRSAGSALASRSAGATLASCSAGAWFGSVAHGPRIHDYGIHTFHKSSTTLTVKSVRNQDKDWSGSGALMLALAQYSLSLYRANSPSVKTPIKTCCT